From a single Gimesia fumaroli genomic region:
- a CDS encoding sulfatase, with the protein MKSLVFTVMCCLFLPLAVEAKDATGRPNIVLIMADDLGYGDLSCYGSKNCNTPQLDRLAARGMKFTDFHSSGTVCSPTRAGLLTGRYQQRAGIDGVVYADPKKNRHHGLQKNEITLAQCLQSAGYQTGMFGKWHLGYQRQYNPTFRGFQQFVGYVSGNVDYFAHLDGTGVFDWWHDAELNREEQGYVTHLITDHAVDFIRQQKEQPFFVYIAHEAVHYPYQGPGDKPMRKEGVGDIKSAKRKDIANAYREMNTEMDRGIGKVVAVLKELDLTENTLIFFLSDNGANNKGSNGALRGFKGNVWEGGHRVPAIACWPGQIPAGSLCEETVISIDLMPTILELANASVPARHQLDGMSLAKLMTEQQKLKPRTIFWDYNGRSAVRQGPWKLVLNQNRKTPVELFNLQDDIAESTNLATKKPERVQQMQAAFAAWKEEVTRTATPQPAK; encoded by the coding sequence ATGAAATCTCTGGTCTTCACAGTCATGTGCTGTCTGTTTTTGCCTCTTGCGGTCGAGGCGAAGGACGCAACAGGCCGCCCTAATATCGTGCTGATCATGGCCGATGATCTGGGCTATGGTGACCTGAGTTGTTATGGCAGTAAGAATTGTAATACTCCCCAGCTGGATCGCCTTGCGGCGCGAGGGATGAAGTTTACCGATTTTCATTCCAGCGGAACGGTGTGTAGTCCCACCCGGGCTGGCTTGTTAACGGGGCGCTATCAGCAGCGGGCGGGCATTGACGGAGTGGTCTATGCGGACCCGAAAAAGAATCGGCACCATGGACTGCAAAAAAATGAAATCACGCTGGCACAATGTCTACAGTCAGCCGGATATCAAACCGGCATGTTTGGAAAATGGCATCTGGGATATCAGCGACAATATAATCCCACGTTTCGCGGCTTTCAACAGTTCGTGGGTTATGTCAGCGGGAACGTCGATTATTTCGCGCATCTGGACGGCACCGGCGTGTTTGACTGGTGGCATGATGCGGAATTAAACCGCGAAGAGCAAGGATATGTCACTCATCTGATTACGGATCATGCAGTTGATTTTATTCGACAGCAAAAAGAGCAACCGTTCTTTGTGTATATCGCGCATGAAGCCGTGCATTATCCCTATCAGGGACCTGGCGATAAACCGATGCGAAAAGAGGGGGTGGGTGATATCAAATCTGCCAAGCGCAAAGACATTGCCAACGCGTACCGTGAAATGAATACCGAAATGGACCGGGGTATCGGCAAAGTGGTTGCGGTTTTAAAGGAACTTGATCTGACGGAGAATACATTGATCTTTTTTCTGTCAGACAATGGTGCGAATAATAAAGGCTCTAATGGTGCATTACGTGGCTTTAAAGGAAATGTCTGGGAAGGGGGGCATCGTGTGCCCGCTATCGCCTGCTGGCCCGGCCAGATTCCTGCGGGCAGTCTGTGTGAGGAGACTGTAATCAGCATCGACCTGATGCCGACCATTTTGGAACTGGCGAATGCGAGCGTGCCTGCGAGGCATCAGCTGGATGGTATGAGCCTGGCTAAGTTGATGACTGAGCAGCAGAAATTAAAGCCGCGCACGATATTCTGGGACTACAATGGGCGCTCGGCGGTTCGCCAGGGACCATGGAAACTGGTGTTGAATCAGAATCGTAAAACACCAGTGGAATTATTCAACCTGCAGGACGATATAGCGGAATCAACGAACCTCGCTACAAAGAAACCGGAGCGCGTGCAGCAGATGCAGGCGGCGTTTGCTGCGTGGAAAGAAGAAGTCACCCGAACAGCGACACCCCAGCCTGCCAAATAA
- a CDS encoding DUF1501 domain-containing protein produces MNQCQNMTRRSALQVGLLGGLGLTLPGFLKLSAARAESNEKSKAKADAVLFLNLAGGVSHLDTLDRKPDAPADTQGEFKSIQTCLPGHQVCEYLPKYAAAADQFSLIRGISHSAGAHPQGQSWISTGNRPVPALIYPSLGSVVTKEISSKPDLPGYVAIPKTEWNAGYMGDAYAPFKTNTVPRPGQPFQVRGISLPDGLTIEKVNQRQELLTKLDRRFKTEATESQLLEALDKFGSQAYNMITSKRARAAFDVEQESSQLRKLFTPDEFSQSVFLGCRLIEFGVPFVTVTYQGWDTHTENFAGHRRLLPALDNGITAGLEMLKQKGLLERTLIVIMGEFGRTPKINVNAGRDHYPRVNWCLMAGGGVKPAKFIGGTTKAGDAPDENTNIKPDDIAATIYHTLGINPLTEYYTNTGRPTMLVPHGRIMSELFA; encoded by the coding sequence ATGAATCAATGCCAAAACATGACGAGACGAAGTGCGTTGCAGGTCGGACTCCTCGGCGGTCTCGGTTTAACTCTTCCCGGCTTTCTCAAACTGTCTGCTGCCAGGGCTGAGTCGAACGAAAAGTCGAAAGCCAAAGCCGATGCAGTTCTGTTTCTGAATCTGGCGGGAGGCGTGTCGCACTTGGATACGCTCGATCGTAAACCCGATGCCCCCGCAGACACGCAAGGCGAATTCAAATCGATCCAGACCTGCTTGCCCGGGCATCAGGTCTGTGAGTATCTGCCAAAGTATGCTGCGGCTGCAGATCAATTTAGTCTGATTCGCGGTATTTCGCATTCTGCCGGTGCGCATCCGCAGGGACAATCCTGGATTTCAACCGGAAATCGGCCGGTGCCTGCGTTGATCTATCCTTCGCTGGGTTCGGTCGTCACGAAAGAGATCTCCAGCAAACCGGATTTGCCCGGTTATGTGGCGATTCCCAAAACCGAATGGAACGCGGGTTATATGGGAGACGCGTATGCCCCGTTCAAAACCAACACGGTCCCCCGACCGGGACAGCCGTTTCAGGTACGCGGGATTTCCTTGCCTGATGGCTTAACGATTGAAAAAGTCAACCAGCGTCAGGAACTGCTCACAAAGCTGGATCGGCGTTTTAAAACGGAAGCGACTGAAAGTCAACTCTTAGAAGCGTTAGATAAGTTTGGTTCGCAGGCTTATAACATGATTACATCGAAACGGGCACGGGCTGCTTTTGATGTGGAACAGGAATCGTCCCAGTTGCGGAAACTGTTTACTCCCGATGAATTCAGCCAGTCAGTTTTTCTGGGGTGTCGGCTGATTGAATTCGGCGTTCCTTTTGTAACGGTGACTTACCAGGGCTGGGATACTCACACCGAAAACTTTGCCGGTCATCGTCGTTTATTGCCGGCTCTGGATAACGGAATCACCGCAGGCTTGGAAATGCTGAAGCAGAAGGGATTGTTGGAGCGAACATTGATTGTGATTATGGGGGAATTCGGTCGGACACCCAAGATCAATGTGAATGCAGGCCGTGATCATTATCCGCGTGTGAACTGGTGCCTGATGGCCGGGGGCGGCGTTAAACCAGCAAAGTTCATTGGCGGAACGACGAAAGCCGGCGATGCTCCCGATGAGAATACCAACATCAAACCCGATGATATTGCCGCGACAATTTATCATACTTTAGGCATCAATCCTCTGACCGAATACTATACCAATACAGGACGTCCAACGATGCTGGTTCCGCATGGCCGCATCATGAGTGAGCTTTTTGCTTAA
- a CDS encoding DUF1549 domain-containing protein, which yields MHSERTMIFALLILLVFSFPAARAAVNEQPVVAKTSEQNAIEKLRGFYTNLQKNKDGSVRLVRFSKPHVTLEVLEHLESFHKLDYLALVCPQIGDAALEHIAHLTNLDTLMLSESAIGDAGLSYLQRLNKLERLYLDQTKVTDQGLAQLSHLSQLKVLSLKNTSVTDKGLAQLAGLKHLEVLFLIGTQVSDIGFQTLAKLKNLKVLYLSRTQVRGKALTKLATLKSLEHLALNHCALDQSAAGSLAALTQLKGLEVYHTGLSTESVKELSTTLVKTQLFTECDLETNQKTGELRFANSEGLEVKPILAPIESRIAAGEKFTPDFQQHVIPLLGRLGCNSRNCHGSFQGRGGFQLSMFGYDFKLDHDNLLERIDKQQPDESLVLNKPTSEDEHEGGLKLPPGGWEQKLLREWIAAGAASVGKESPRFVRLDVTPKQVVFTEKGETVPLKAIAVWSDGTREDVTCLTRFESKDDSVAEVTPEGVMRSKGTGDTYVISYYDNGIFSTQVILPVQKYAPGTYPEVATPTEVDWHVVSKLRKLGIQPSGLCTDDEFLRRVSLDMTGTLPTPEEIRAFLKDTSTEKRSQKIEELLNRPGYVAWWSMKLSDLTGSNAGYLGSTEMARPVASQWNAWIRRRVQDNVGWDQIVSGIILGTSRLPGQTFDEYMAQQSQFTSTKNRADFTALDNSMPHYWARSNMSVPSDKALAFGYTFLGMRLDCAQCHKHPFDEWSKQDFELFTEFFTRIKFGVPPDAAVLHEQSRNMLGVPVKLNTAALRRQSYLRIAAEGRPIPWREVYIESAKTDKQMAKLLGGQEIDISQTKDPRQLLMRWMLNEPNHYFAKAFVNRIWAHYFNVGIINPPDDLNQANPPSNKALLDYLVQGFIDSGYDMKWLHRTITNSRTYQLSWRPTPTNRKDTRNFSHAVLRRLPAEVAIDAILQATASQETMNQLVSQTDRRKISQHPLSFQARAIDFSLLVFGKPLRTTNCDCERQNEPTLLQSLYVRNDEEMLKNLTRADGWLTELKTEKLKPSEQKALVTEAYLRTLSRFPEATEMKESLQHLQKTESVQEGLHDLLWALLNTQEFITNH from the coding sequence ATGCATTCAGAGCGAACGATGATTTTCGCATTGCTGATTCTGCTGGTATTCTCATTCCCTGCAGCCCGGGCAGCTGTGAATGAACAGCCGGTGGTTGCGAAAACTTCCGAGCAGAACGCCATCGAAAAACTCCGCGGTTTTTATACCAATCTGCAGAAAAACAAAGACGGCTCCGTGCGGCTGGTCCGCTTCAGTAAGCCGCATGTGACGCTGGAAGTTCTGGAGCACCTCGAATCGTTTCACAAACTCGATTATCTGGCGCTGGTCTGTCCGCAGATTGGTGATGCCGCACTAGAACATATCGCACATCTGACGAACCTGGATACGCTGATGTTGTCGGAGTCGGCCATCGGTGATGCGGGGCTTTCGTATCTGCAGCGGCTCAACAAGCTGGAGCGGCTGTATCTTGATCAAACCAAGGTGACCGATCAGGGCTTGGCACAATTATCACATCTGTCACAACTTAAAGTGTTGTCTTTAAAGAATACGAGTGTGACGGACAAAGGCCTTGCGCAACTGGCGGGATTGAAACATCTGGAAGTCCTGTTTCTGATTGGGACTCAAGTCAGCGATATTGGTTTTCAGACATTGGCGAAACTGAAAAATTTGAAAGTGTTGTATCTCTCCCGTACCCAGGTTCGGGGTAAAGCATTAACGAAACTGGCTACTTTAAAATCGCTCGAACATCTGGCACTGAATCACTGTGCTTTAGATCAGAGTGCCGCCGGATCGCTGGCAGCACTGACTCAGCTAAAGGGACTGGAAGTCTATCACACCGGCTTGTCGACGGAATCTGTTAAAGAACTCAGTACAACTTTGGTGAAAACCCAACTGTTTACAGAATGCGATTTAGAAACGAATCAAAAAACAGGTGAATTACGTTTTGCAAATTCAGAGGGACTCGAAGTCAAACCGATCCTGGCTCCGATTGAATCGCGAATTGCTGCGGGAGAGAAATTCACACCAGACTTTCAGCAGCATGTGATCCCACTTTTAGGTAGGCTGGGTTGTAACAGCCGCAATTGTCATGGTTCGTTTCAGGGACGAGGCGGATTCCAGCTTTCGATGTTCGGTTACGATTTCAAACTCGATCACGATAACCTGCTGGAGCGGATTGACAAACAGCAGCCGGATGAGAGTCTGGTTCTGAATAAGCCGACGTCGGAAGATGAGCATGAAGGGGGCCTGAAACTGCCTCCCGGTGGCTGGGAGCAGAAGTTATTGCGGGAATGGATTGCCGCCGGTGCGGCTTCGGTGGGAAAAGAGTCACCCCGCTTTGTTCGACTGGATGTCACGCCGAAGCAGGTGGTCTTTACCGAAAAAGGGGAAACGGTTCCACTCAAGGCGATCGCTGTCTGGTCGGACGGGACGCGAGAAGATGTGACCTGTTTGACCCGGTTTGAATCGAAAGACGATAGTGTTGCCGAAGTGACGCCGGAAGGAGTCATGCGTTCCAAAGGGACCGGCGATACGTATGTGATTTCCTATTACGATAACGGCATCTTTTCGACACAGGTGATTCTTCCCGTTCAGAAGTATGCGCCAGGCACTTATCCCGAGGTCGCAACGCCGACGGAAGTGGACTGGCATGTGGTCAGCAAGCTACGGAAGCTGGGGATTCAACCGTCGGGTTTATGTACCGATGATGAATTTCTGCGGCGGGTCAGTCTCGATATGACGGGCACTCTACCAACGCCGGAGGAAATTCGTGCGTTTCTGAAAGATACTTCCACGGAAAAACGAAGTCAGAAAATCGAAGAGCTGTTGAACCGCCCCGGATACGTGGCCTGGTGGAGTATGAAGCTTTCCGATCTGACAGGCAGCAACGCCGGTTATCTGGGCAGCACGGAAATGGCGCGGCCGGTTGCCAGCCAGTGGAATGCCTGGATCAGACGTCGGGTCCAAGACAATGTCGGCTGGGATCAAATTGTTTCCGGTATTATTCTGGGAACAAGTCGTCTTCCGGGACAGACATTTGACGAATATATGGCGCAGCAGAGCCAGTTTACCAGCACGAAAAACCGGGCGGACTTCACGGCTCTCGACAATTCGATGCCCCACTATTGGGCACGTTCGAATATGTCGGTTCCGTCTGATAAAGCGTTAGCGTTCGGCTATACGTTTCTGGGGATGCGGCTGGATTGTGCACAGTGCCATAAACATCCATTTGATGAATGGTCCAAACAGGATTTTGAGCTCTTTACCGAATTCTTCACGCGCATCAAATTTGGCGTGCCCCCGGATGCGGCGGTGTTGCATGAGCAATCCCGGAATATGCTGGGAGTGCCGGTGAAGTTGAATACAGCGGCGCTGCGCAGACAGAGTTATCTGCGGATCGCTGCGGAAGGACGACCGATTCCCTGGCGCGAAGTTTATATTGAATCTGCCAAAACCGACAAACAGATGGCCAAGCTGCTCGGCGGGCAGGAGATCGACATCAGTCAGACCAAAGATCCGCGACAGCTATTGATGCGCTGGATGTTGAATGAGCCGAACCATTATTTTGCGAAAGCATTCGTGAATCGAATCTGGGCGCACTATTTCAACGTAGGCATTATTAATCCGCCCGACGATCTGAATCAGGCGAATCCGCCCAGTAACAAGGCACTGTTGGATTATCTGGTGCAGGGTTTTATTGACAGTGGATATGATATGAAGTGGTTGCATCGGACGATTACGAACAGTCGCACGTATCAATTGAGCTGGCGACCAACCCCGACGAACCGGAAAGACACACGTAATTTCAGTCATGCAGTTTTGAGACGTCTGCCCGCAGAGGTGGCCATCGATGCAATTCTGCAGGCGACCGCGAGTCAGGAAACCATGAATCAGCTGGTGAGTCAGACCGACCGCCGCAAAATTTCACAGCATCCGCTCTCCTTTCAGGCACGGGCCATTGATTTCTCGTTACTCGTTTTTGGAAAACCGCTACGAACGACAAATTGCGACTGTGAACGTCAAAATGAGCCGACGCTGTTGCAGTCACTGTATGTGCGGAACGATGAAGAAATGCTCAAAAACTTAACCCGGGCAGATGGCTGGCTGACCGAACTGAAAACGGAAAAACTCAAGCCGTCAGAGCAGAAGGCGTTGGTGACCGAAGCCTATTTACGTACGCTGTCCCGTTTTCCTGAAGCAACGGAAATGAAAGAGAGCCTGCAGCATCTGCAGAAAACCGAATCCGTGCAGGAAGGGCTACATGACTTATTATGGGCTCTGTTAAATACGCAGGAATTTATTACGAATCACTAA
- a CDS encoding 3-hydroxybutyrate dehydrogenase — protein sequence MSDPKTALITGAASGIGAEIAKTLFNEGCHVVVADLNEPDYLSNLAYEMQRALYVPTDLSKQESCEALIARVVQEFGSVDILVNNAGFQHISPLEDFPESVWDKMLQVMLTAPFLLTRYVFPGMKQKQWGRIINMGSIHSQVASLNKAGYIAAKHGLVGLTKSTALEGGPFGITANVICPAYVRTPLVEQQIAAQAETLGLSLEEVESQVFLKASATGKMIEPAEVAAMVSYLCSDQAKSITGSCWTIDGGWTAQ from the coding sequence ATGTCTGATCCCAAAACGGCCTTGATTACCGGCGCTGCAAGCGGCATTGGTGCAGAAATCGCGAAGACGCTGTTCAACGAAGGTTGCCACGTCGTGGTTGCCGATCTGAATGAGCCCGATTATCTATCAAATCTGGCCTATGAAATGCAACGTGCGTTGTATGTTCCCACCGATCTGTCAAAGCAGGAGAGTTGTGAGGCACTCATCGCGCGCGTGGTTCAGGAATTTGGTTCTGTTGATATCTTAGTCAACAACGCCGGATTTCAACATATTTCCCCTCTGGAAGATTTTCCGGAAAGCGTGTGGGATAAAATGCTCCAAGTGATGTTGACTGCACCCTTTCTGCTGACCAGATATGTGTTTCCCGGTATGAAGCAGAAACAATGGGGCCGGATCATTAATATGGGGTCGATCCATTCGCAGGTCGCATCGCTTAACAAAGCTGGCTACATCGCGGCCAAACATGGTCTTGTCGGTTTGACGAAATCGACCGCGCTGGAAGGGGGACCATTCGGGATCACGGCCAATGTCATCTGTCCTGCATACGTACGCACGCCACTTGTCGAGCAACAGATTGCCGCACAGGCAGAAACATTGGGACTCAGTCTGGAGGAAGTCGAAAGTCAGGTCTTCCTGAAAGCTTCAGCGACCGGCAAAATGATCGAACCGGCGGAGGTGGCTGCGATGGTGTCTTATCTCTGCTCTGATCAGGCCAAATCGATTACCGGGTCCTGCTGGACCATTGATGGCGGCTGGACGGCACAATAG
- a CDS encoding 3-hydroxyacyl-CoA dehydrogenase family protein: MQEIGILGAGLIGASWASFFAAQGLNVRIYDVNETVKQKALDVARANLQGLVDLKLLTPEEMQHAVSNMRLVDSLQELLAEIDFVQESVIEDYAIKADVYREFEQHAPDTAILASSSSGLLMTRIQSVLKHPARALIAHPFNPPHLIPLVELVPGEQTAASTVETVKNYFLKLGKHPVILNKEVPGHIANRLAAAVWRESLALLDEGVASVEDIDAALCQGPGLRWAMMGQHLIYELGGGAGGYQKFIDTIGASFEEYWNDMQTWTSIPESAKQKAVAGTQAYLKQKSRSEWAAWRDEKLARIQQVLREE, translated from the coding sequence ATGCAGGAAATCGGAATATTGGGGGCAGGATTGATTGGCGCCAGCTGGGCTTCATTTTTTGCGGCGCAGGGACTCAATGTTCGCATTTATGATGTGAATGAAACAGTGAAACAAAAGGCGCTGGATGTTGCTCGGGCGAATTTACAAGGACTGGTTGATCTCAAGTTACTCACACCGGAAGAGATGCAGCATGCAGTCTCAAACATGCGGCTGGTCGATTCGTTGCAGGAACTACTGGCTGAGATCGATTTCGTCCAGGAATCGGTCATCGAAGATTATGCGATCAAGGCAGACGTCTATCGCGAGTTCGAACAGCATGCCCCCGACACCGCAATTCTTGCCAGCAGTTCATCGGGTTTGTTGATGACGCGGATCCAGTCGGTGCTCAAGCATCCCGCTCGTGCCTTGATTGCACACCCTTTCAATCCGCCGCATCTGATTCCACTGGTCGAGCTGGTTCCCGGCGAACAGACGGCTGCATCGACTGTCGAAACCGTCAAAAATTATTTTCTGAAGCTCGGCAAGCATCCGGTGATTTTGAATAAAGAAGTGCCCGGTCACATTGCCAATCGACTGGCGGCGGCAGTCTGGCGGGAATCATTGGCACTCTTGGATGAGGGGGTGGCCAGCGTGGAAGACATTGATGCGGCACTCTGTCAGGGCCCCGGTCTACGTTGGGCGATGATGGGCCAGCATCTGATTTATGAACTGGGGGGCGGTGCAGGGGGCTATCAGAAGTTTATTGATACGATCGGTGCATCGTTTGAAGAATACTGGAACGATATGCAAACGTGGACGAGCATTCCCGAATCCGCAAAACAGAAAGCGGTCGCCGGTACGCAGGCGTATCTGAAACAGAAAAGCCGCAGTGAATGGGCGGCCTGGCGAGACGAAAAGCTGGCCCGGATTCAACAGGTATTGCGCGAGGAGTAA
- a CDS encoding acetyl-CoA C-acetyltransferase: MSHQEQKRVAVLSASRTPIGAFNGAFKDLSAVQLGTVVVKETLKRCGLNADQVDEVLLGQVFTAGCGMNPARQVAVHSGMPYHVPATTVNMVCGSGLKSVALGMQSILSGKSRVVLAGGMESMSNAPYLLKGARTGFKMGNQQLVDSMIHDALWDAFYDCHMGITAENLAEKYEVVREEQDRYAVQSQQRCQAAMQAGKYEDEIVGVSVPRRKGDPELITVDEFPRKETSLETISCLRPSFKPDGTVTAANSSGINDGAAALLIAEESFVAEQKLKPLAWIRAFSNVGLDPQYMGMGPAHAIDDLLKSEQLTLADIDLLEVNEAFAAQSLAVGKALDWDEACVNVNGGAIALGHPLGASGARVAVTLLHEMLKRKSQRGVASLCIGGGMGIAMLFEAVEE; the protein is encoded by the coding sequence ATGAGTCATCAGGAACAAAAACGGGTTGCCGTCTTGAGTGCTTCCCGAACCCCCATCGGTGCATTTAATGGTGCTTTCAAAGATCTTTCCGCGGTGCAGCTGGGCACGGTTGTCGTAAAAGAAACGCTGAAACGGTGTGGCCTGAACGCCGATCAGGTTGATGAGGTTTTACTGGGGCAGGTCTTTACCGCCGGCTGTGGGATGAATCCGGCACGGCAGGTGGCCGTTCACTCCGGGATGCCGTATCACGTGCCGGCAACCACCGTTAACATGGTATGCGGCTCTGGTTTAAAATCAGTGGCGCTCGGTATGCAGTCAATTCTCAGCGGTAAGTCGCGCGTTGTGCTGGCGGGGGGGATGGAAAGCATGAGCAATGCCCCCTATCTGCTAAAGGGGGCACGTACCGGCTTCAAAATGGGCAACCAGCAACTGGTCGACTCAATGATTCACGATGCGTTATGGGATGCCTTTTATGACTGTCACATGGGAATCACTGCAGAGAACCTGGCGGAGAAATATGAAGTCGTACGCGAAGAACAGGATCGCTATGCCGTGCAAAGCCAGCAGCGCTGTCAGGCAGCGATGCAAGCCGGGAAATATGAAGATGAGATTGTTGGTGTCTCGGTACCAAGACGTAAAGGCGATCCGGAACTGATCACCGTTGATGAATTCCCCCGTAAAGAGACCAGCCTGGAAACGATTTCCTGTTTGCGTCCTTCTTTTAAACCGGATGGAACGGTGACCGCCGCCAATTCGTCGGGAATTAATGATGGAGCAGCTGCATTATTGATTGCTGAGGAAAGCTTTGTTGCAGAACAAAAGCTCAAACCGCTGGCCTGGATTCGTGCGTTTTCAAATGTGGGACTCGATCCGCAGTATATGGGTATGGGGCCCGCACATGCGATTGACGACTTATTGAAATCGGAACAATTGACGTTAGCAGACATCGATTTGCTGGAAGTGAATGAAGCATTCGCTGCTCAGTCACTGGCGGTCGGCAAGGCTTTGGACTGGGACGAAGCTTGTGTCAACGTAAATGGGGGCGCGATTGCATTGGGGCATCCGTTGGGCGCCAGTGGCGCGCGGGTCGCGGTGACGTTGCTACATGAAATGCTGAAGCGAAAGTCCCAGCGGGGGGTCGCGTCACTTTGTATCGGCGGGGGCATGGGGATTGCGATGTTGTTTGAAGCAGTAGAAGAATAG
- a CDS encoding AMP-binding protein — MQIRTPLEMEQAMDLPADALRGCGLSSDEAQHLAERLKPISVQNDIEAWQALTAQVLTSDVPFAVHQLLYQQVYQNRLEQGIPAPAWFPGEQEQTHSHLAEWLRDLNLSSMDELQSWSVQNRDAFTRKLIDSLDISFQQPPQQIMDVSGGVEQVEWLSGAELNIVESCFRDKSEQTAILFQHGSTEIQQLSYQELKALTAQVANGLTEAGIQPGERVAVMSPMTVESVAIFLGIIAAGCVVVTIADSFSADEMRVRLEITKPRLIFIQDVISRNGKQLPLYNKLETDNPLPAIVLPEGESCQTPLRSGDRLWSEFLSENRELTYVARRPHDESTILFSSGTTGSPKGIPWDQTTPIKSAGDGYLHHDIHAGDVVCWPTNLGWMMGPWLVYASLINDATMALTDAVPTSRAFCEFVQNANVTMLGLVPSIVSAWRAQDCVAGLDWSQIKVFSSTGECSNPEDMLWLMSRARYRPVIEYCGGTETGGGYITGTVLKPGVPGLFACPAVGFDWLLLDESGQETTNGEVFFVPPVIGLSTRLINRDHHEVYFADIPSGPRGQVLRRHGDQIESLADGYFRAHGRIDDAMNLGGIKVSSVQIEELLMQASGVREVAAIAVPPAGGGPSQLVIFVVLQDETEFDSDPIQAEMQQIIRSQLNPLFKIYAVREIEQLPRTASNKVMRRKLRDLFQG; from the coding sequence ATGCAAATTCGAACTCCGCTTGAAATGGAACAGGCAATGGACCTTCCTGCAGACGCGCTCAGGGGATGTGGGCTGTCTTCCGATGAAGCACAGCATCTGGCCGAGAGACTCAAACCGATTTCCGTTCAAAACGACATCGAAGCCTGGCAGGCTCTGACGGCGCAGGTGTTGACGTCCGATGTCCCGTTTGCTGTACATCAACTTCTGTACCAGCAAGTCTATCAGAATCGACTTGAGCAGGGCATCCCCGCGCCGGCCTGGTTTCCGGGAGAACAAGAACAGACTCACTCGCATCTGGCAGAGTGGTTGCGGGATTTGAATCTGAGCAGCATGGACGAGTTGCAATCATGGTCTGTTCAGAACCGGGACGCGTTTACACGGAAATTGATCGACTCGCTCGATATTTCGTTTCAACAGCCGCCGCAGCAGATCATGGATGTGAGTGGCGGCGTTGAACAGGTCGAGTGGTTGTCAGGGGCAGAACTGAATATTGTGGAGAGCTGTTTCCGTGATAAGTCAGAACAGACGGCGATTCTGTTTCAACACGGATCGACCGAAATACAACAACTTAGTTATCAGGAATTGAAGGCACTCACTGCGCAAGTTGCGAATGGCTTAACCGAGGCGGGTATTCAACCGGGGGAACGGGTTGCTGTTATGTCGCCGATGACAGTGGAATCAGTGGCAATTTTTCTGGGGATCATCGCCGCCGGTTGTGTGGTAGTGACAATTGCCGACAGCTTTTCCGCAGACGAAATGCGTGTGCGTCTGGAAATCACTAAACCCCGTCTCATATTCATACAGGATGTCATTTCCCGAAATGGCAAACAGTTGCCGCTTTACAATAAGTTGGAAACAGACAATCCATTACCGGCGATTGTACTTCCGGAAGGTGAGAGCTGTCAGACGCCATTACGTTCGGGGGATCGACTCTGGTCTGAGTTTCTTTCCGAAAATCGGGAATTAACGTATGTTGCTCGTCGGCCCCATGATGAGTCAACGATTCTCTTTTCCTCAGGCACAACGGGCAGTCCCAAAGGGATTCCCTGGGATCAGACGACGCCGATCAAATCGGCTGGCGACGGGTATCTGCATCATGATATTCACGCCGGTGATGTGGTCTGCTGGCCGACCAATCTGGGCTGGATGATGGGGCCCTGGCTCGTGTATGCCTCTCTGATCAATGACGCTACGATGGCACTAACAGATGCGGTGCCCACCAGTCGAGCCTTTTGCGAATTTGTTCAAAATGCCAATGTCACGATGCTGGGGCTGGTTCCTTCTATCGTCTCCGCATGGCGGGCACAGGATTGTGTGGCAGGCTTGGACTGGTCACAGATCAAGGTTTTCAGTTCCACGGGCGAGTGTTCGAATCCTGAAGACATGTTGTGGCTGATGTCGCGGGCCAGGTATCGACCGGTCATCGAATATTGCGGCGGCACTGAAACCGGAGGAGGCTATATTACGGGGACGGTTCTGAAACCGGGAGTCCCTGGTCTGTTTGCGTGTCCCGCGGTTGGCTTTGACTGGTTGCTGCTGGATGAATCGGGACAGGAAACCACAAACGGAGAAGTCTTTTTTGTGCCTCCGGTGATCGGCTTATCCACGCGGTTGATCAATCGCGATCACCACGAAGTCTATTTTGCCGACATTCCTTCGGGACCTCGGGGGCAGGTACTAAGACGGCACGGTGATCAAATCGAATCGCTCGCCGACGGATATTTTCGGGCACACGGTCGGATTGATGATGCGATGAATTTAGGAGGCATCAAAGTCAGTTCCGTGCAGATTGAGGAGTTGCTCATGCAGGCAAGTGGCGTCCGAGAGGTTGCTGCGATTGCGGTACCTCCGGCGGGAGGGGGGCCGAGTCAGCTGGTGATTTTTGTTGTGCTGCAGGACGAAACGGAATTTGATTCTGATCCGATACAAGCAGAGATGCAGCAGATCATTCGCAGCCAACTGAATCCGCTGTTCAAAATTTATGCCGTACGCGAGATCGAGCAACTCCCCCGTACCGCGTCCAATAAAGTAATGCGTCGCAAGTTACGAGATTTATTTCAAGGTTAA